A genomic stretch from Acidobacteriota bacterium includes:
- a CDS encoding bifunctional (p)ppGpp synthetase/guanosine-3',5'-bis(diphosphate) 3'-pyrophosphohydrolase, whose protein sequence is MVRFDDIVEKVSSYVSEKEVAALRKAYVFAGQAHKGQVRRSGEPYLSHPLEVADCLADMRLDKTTLVAALLHDVLEDTDTTAAAIRESFGREVADLVEGVTKISRVQEVSPEVRRAETLRKIILAMTDDIRVIFIKLADRIHNLKTLGFLGEEKQRQIARETLDIYAPIANRLGMGRIRAELEDLSFRYVEPEEFAKIAAEIEPQRKAAEADLAAMKKTLEELMAANGLPAEIYCRIKRPYSVWSKMKRRDIGFDQVFDFLALRVITGSVQDCYGILGIIHQRWTHLPQRFRDFIAMPKPNLYQALHTTVITGNKQMFEIQIRTREMHDLAENGIAAHWRYKDDTPPSPMVEDRRLHWLREMAALFEEKKNPQEFLRTLKTNLVPEEVYVFTPKGRVINLPPGATALDFAFKVHTEIGLHAAAARVNGSPAPLKTALRTGDIVEILTDPAKAPMRSLLAAAATSGARQALRRALDVKSRATSIALGRKLWEKELRKFSIPAELRGEEATAARLAAALGPKAPSLEEFYRQAGLGRVVVDARLVEAVFGPVAPRRPGLIEKAADRLALGPDASVRIRDIDGQMIKLAKCCAPVKGEPVVGYLTAGQGLTVHSLRCPLVKREMLDGQRLVEVSWDPALAGTFKARLLVKAQDTPGVLAKVAAAVAGLEADITRAEAANIAEGRARIRLDLKIRDIKQLEAIAKRIDGLKEVQSVERV, encoded by the coding sequence ATGGTCAGGTTTGACGACATCGTCGAGAAGGTTTCCTCCTACGTCAGCGAGAAGGAGGTCGCCGCCCTCCGCAAGGCCTACGTCTTCGCCGGCCAGGCCCACAAGGGCCAGGTCCGCCGCTCCGGCGAGCCGTACCTCAGCCACCCGCTCGAGGTCGCGGATTGCCTGGCCGACATGCGCCTCGACAAGACGACCCTCGTCGCCGCGCTCCTCCACGACGTCCTCGAGGACACGGACACGACGGCGGCCGCGATCCGGGAGAGCTTCGGCCGCGAGGTCGCCGACCTCGTCGAGGGCGTGACCAAGATCAGCCGGGTCCAGGAGGTCTCGCCGGAGGTCCGCCGGGCCGAGACCTTGCGCAAGATCATCCTGGCCATGACCGACGACATCCGGGTCATCTTCATCAAGCTGGCCGACCGGATCCACAACCTCAAGACCCTGGGATTCCTCGGCGAGGAGAAGCAGCGCCAGATCGCCCGCGAGACGCTCGACATCTACGCGCCGATCGCCAACCGGCTGGGCATGGGGCGCATCCGGGCCGAGCTCGAGGACCTGTCCTTCCGCTACGTCGAGCCGGAGGAGTTCGCCAAGATCGCCGCGGAGATCGAGCCCCAGAGGAAGGCCGCCGAGGCGGACCTGGCGGCCATGAAGAAGACCCTCGAGGAGCTCATGGCCGCCAACGGCCTGCCGGCCGAGATCTATTGCCGGATCAAGCGGCCCTACAGCGTCTGGAGCAAGATGAAACGGCGGGACATCGGCTTCGACCAGGTCTTCGACTTCCTGGCCCTGCGCGTCATCACCGGCTCGGTCCAGGACTGCTACGGCATACTGGGCATCATCCACCAGCGCTGGACCCACCTGCCCCAGCGCTTCCGCGATTTCATCGCCATGCCCAAGCCGAACCTCTACCAGGCCCTGCACACAACGGTCATCACCGGGAACAAGCAGATGTTCGAGATCCAGATCCGGACACGGGAGATGCACGACCTGGCCGAGAACGGCATCGCCGCCCACTGGCGGTACAAGGACGACACGCCGCCGAGCCCGATGGTCGAGGACCGCCGCCTGCACTGGCTCCGGGAGATGGCCGCCCTGTTCGAGGAGAAGAAGAACCCCCAGGAGTTCCTGCGCACGCTGAAGACCAACCTCGTCCCCGAGGAGGTCTATGTCTTCACGCCCAAGGGCCGCGTCATCAACCTGCCGCCCGGCGCGACGGCCCTCGACTTCGCCTTCAAGGTCCACACGGAGATCGGGCTCCATGCCGCGGCCGCGCGGGTCAACGGCTCGCCCGCCCCGCTCAAGACCGCGCTCCGGACCGGCGACATCGTCGAGATCCTGACCGATCCGGCCAAGGCCCCGATGCGAAGCCTGCTGGCCGCCGCGGCCACCTCGGGCGCCCGCCAGGCCCTGCGGCGGGCCCTCGACGTCAAGAGCCGGGCCACGAGCATCGCGCTGGGACGCAAGCTCTGGGAGAAGGAGCTCCGCAAGTTCTCCATTCCCGCCGAGCTGCGCGGCGAAGAAGCGACGGCCGCCCGCCTGGCCGCCGCCCTCGGGCCGAAGGCCCCGTCGCTCGAGGAGTTCTACCGCCAGGCCGGCCTGGGCCGGGTCGTCGTCGACGCCAGGCTGGTCGAGGCCGTCTTCGGCCCCGTGGCGCCGCGCCGGCCGGGCCTCATCGAAAAGGCCGCGGATCGGCTGGCCCTCGGGCCCGACGCGTCCGTCCGGATCAGGGACATCGACGGGCAGATGATCAAGCTGGCCAAGTGCTGCGCGCCGGTCAAGGGCGAACCGGTCGTCGGCTACCTCACGGCCGGCCAGGGCCTGACCGTGCACTCGCTGCGCTGTCCGCTCGTGAAGCGGGAGATGCTCGACGGCCAGCGGCTGGTCGAGGTGTCGTGGGACCCGGCCCTGGCCGGGACGTTCAAGGCCCGGCTCCTGGTCAAGGCCCAGGATACGCCGGGCGTGCTGGCCAAGGTCGCCGCGGCCGTGGCCGGCCTCGAGGCCGACATCACCCGGGCGGAAGCGGCCAATATCGCGGAAGGACGGGCCCGCATCCGGCTGGACCTCAAGATCAGGGACATCAAGCAGCTGGAGGCCATCGCGAAGCGGATCGACGGCCTGAAGGAAGTTCAGTCGGTGGAGAGGGTTTGA
- the rpmB gene encoding 50S ribosomal protein L28 encodes MPKVCEICEKGPVFGHSVSHSHKSSPKKWKPNLQRVKARTPSGVRQIWVCSRCLRSGKVAKAA; translated from the coding sequence ATGCCGAAAGTCTGCGAGATCTGCGAGAAAGGCCCCGTCTTCGGGCATAGCGTCAGCCATTCCCACAAGTCGTCCCCCAAGAAGTGGAAGCCCAATCTCCAGCGGGTCAAAGCCCGGACGCCCTCAGGCGTGCGCCAGATCTGGGTCTGCTCTAGATGCCTGCGCTCCGGCAAGGTGGCCAAGGCCGCCTAG
- the ispE gene encoding 4-(cytidine 5'-diphospho)-2-C-methyl-D-erythritol kinase, producing the protein MTIRSFAKINLGLEIVGKRPDGYHDIRTLFQTIALSDELDLGPAPDGVIELSGDDRSIAWDRTNLIDRAARRLCEESGTVRGVRIAVRKSIPAGRGLGGGSSNAAATLLALDALWGLGLGPARLAPLARGLGADVPFFLKGGLCLGEGIGDRLTPLPDLAPLACLLVFPPFPISTPSVYAGVEASLTSPGKVSKIERFLESGDFGLLDNDLERVIFRAHPELERWTRFFRERGALVSQVSGSGSAVYGLFPDAASAEAARSRLPGTPDARLAATLPREHYWAQLGAGA; encoded by the coding sequence ATGACCATCCGCTCTTTCGCCAAGATCAACCTCGGCCTCGAGATCGTCGGCAAGCGGCCCGACGGCTACCACGATATCCGGACGCTCTTCCAGACCATCGCCCTGTCCGACGAGCTCGACCTCGGGCCGGCCCCGGACGGCGTCATCGAGCTTTCCGGCGACGACCGGTCGATCGCCTGGGACCGGACGAACCTCATCGACCGGGCCGCCCGGCGGCTTTGCGAGGAGAGCGGGACGGTCCGGGGCGTCCGGATCGCCGTCCGGAAATCGATCCCCGCCGGGCGCGGCCTGGGCGGCGGCAGCTCCAACGCCGCGGCCACGCTTCTGGCCCTGGACGCGCTCTGGGGCCTGGGGCTGGGCCCGGCCCGGCTGGCCCCCCTGGCCCGGGGGCTGGGAGCCGATGTCCCCTTTTTCCTGAAGGGCGGGCTCTGCCTGGGAGAGGGGATCGGCGACCGGCTGACGCCCCTGCCGGACCTGGCGCCGCTCGCCTGCCTGCTGGTCTTCCCCCCGTTCCCGATCTCCACGCCGTCCGTCTACGCCGGCGTCGAGGCGTCCTTGACTTCCCCCGGGAAAGTCAGTAAAATTGAGCGCTTTCTGGAGTCCGGAGACTTCGGACTGTTGGATAATGACCTGGAACGCGTCATTTTCCGGGCCCATCCCGAGCTCGAGCGCTGGACAAGATTTTTCCGGGAGCGGGGGGCTTTGGTGTCCCAGGTCAGCGGTTCGGGCTCCGCGGTGTACGGGCTGTTCCCCGACGCCGCGAGCGCCGAGGCGGCGCGGAGCAGGCTCCCCGGCACGCCGGACGCCCGCCTCGCGGCAACGCTGCCGCGGGAGCACTATTGGGCCCAGCTCGGTGCTGGGGCGTAG
- a CDS encoding FmdB family zinc ribbon protein has protein sequence MPIYEYQCKKCRETTEVLQKAKDKPLEKCPKCGGPVAKRISSPAIQFKGSGWYITDYAKKDSVPAGHTARDRKAGAESPAETKSEAASGSCGTAGAGCGKSSS, from the coding sequence ATGCCGATCTACGAATATCAGTGCAAGAAGTGCCGGGAGACGACCGAAGTTCTCCAGAAGGCCAAGGATAAGCCCCTCGAGAAGTGCCCCAAGTGCGGCGGGCCGGTGGCCAAGAGGATCTCCTCGCCGGCCATCCAGTTCAAGGGCAGCGGCTGGTATATCACCGACTACGCCAAGAAGGATTCCGTCCCCGCCGGGCATACCGCGAGGGACCGCAAGGCCGGCGCCGAATCGCCGGCCGAGACCAAGTCCGAGGCCGCCAGCGGGTCCTGCGGCACGGCCGGGGCCGGGTGCGGCAAGTCCTCGTCCTGA
- the amrB gene encoding AmmeMemoRadiSam system protein B: MTRTLRSIVLLLVFAPAAAFAQGLRPAVFAGQFYPADPARLAADIDGYLAAAAPARPAASGRIIGIIAPHAGYAYSGRTAAAAYALVRGQAIDTVVIIGPSHRFAFEGVSVWPDGGFETPLGTARVDADLAKAIAKASGFRFRPEAFAEEHSVEVQVPFVQRVLPGAAIVPIVMGAQAATTIRALASALAKNCRDRKVLVVASTDLSHYLPEAQARSTDAATAALLEGRKTETLIRRVEAGENIMCGGGGVASLLLYAARLGRPEVKVLARTDSAAFGGPVVGYLAAAVRTQGHAAPEAFTLTADEKAELLKMARASLAAFLERGATIDDLSGREKFRTPRGAFVTLTKSGDLRGCIGFIEPVMPLGQAVIRCAIYAATEDPRFPPVAASEIGRLRVEISVLTPVREIADPGLVKVGTHGVVVERDGRKGLLLPQVPVENGWDRETFLAQASLKAGLPADAWKRGAKLSVFEAIVFHE; encoded by the coding sequence ATGACCAGAACCCTTCGCTCGATCGTCCTCCTGCTTGTCTTCGCCCCGGCGGCGGCTTTCGCCCAGGGCCTCAGGCCGGCCGTGTTCGCCGGCCAGTTCTACCCGGCCGACCCGGCCCGGCTGGCCGCCGATATCGACGGCTACCTGGCCGCGGCCGCCCCGGCCAGGCCGGCCGCATCCGGTCGCATCATCGGGATAATCGCGCCTCACGCCGGCTACGCGTATTCGGGCCGGACGGCGGCCGCCGCCTACGCCCTCGTCCGCGGCCAGGCCATCGACACCGTCGTCATCATCGGGCCGTCCCACCGCTTCGCCTTCGAGGGGGTCTCGGTCTGGCCGGACGGAGGGTTCGAGACGCCGCTCGGGACCGCCCGGGTCGACGCGGACTTGGCCAAGGCCATCGCCAAGGCCTCGGGCTTCCGCTTCCGGCCGGAGGCCTTCGCCGAAGAGCACTCGGTCGAGGTCCAGGTGCCCTTCGTCCAGCGCGTCCTGCCCGGCGCGGCCATCGTCCCCATCGTCATGGGCGCGCAGGCGGCGACGACCATCAGGGCCCTCGCCTCGGCCCTGGCCAAGAACTGCCGGGACCGGAAGGTCCTGGTCGTCGCCTCGACGGACCTGTCGCACTACCTGCCGGAGGCTCAGGCCCGGTCCACGGACGCCGCCACGGCCGCGCTGCTCGAAGGCCGCAAGACCGAGACGCTCATCCGCCGGGTCGAGGCGGGCGAGAATATCATGTGCGGCGGCGGCGGTGTCGCCTCCCTTCTTCTCTACGCGGCCAGGCTCGGCCGGCCCGAGGTCAAGGTGCTGGCCCGGACGGACTCGGCTGCGTTCGGCGGCCCGGTCGTCGGCTACCTGGCCGCGGCGGTCCGGACGCAGGGCCACGCGGCGCCCGAGGCCTTCACGCTGACCGCGGACGAAAAGGCCGAGCTCTTGAAAATGGCCCGCGCCTCCCTGGCCGCGTTCCTGGAGCGGGGGGCGACTATCGACGACCTCTCCGGCCGGGAGAAGTTCCGGACGCCGCGCGGCGCCTTCGTGACGCTGACGAAGAGCGGGGACCTGCGCGGCTGCATCGGCTTCATCGAGCCCGTCATGCCGCTCGGCCAGGCCGTCATCCGCTGCGCGATCTACGCGGCCACGGAGGACCCCCGCTTCCCGCCCGTCGCCGCGTCCGAGATCGGGCGCCTGCGGGTCGAGATCTCGGTCCTGACGCCGGTCCGGGAGATCGCCGACCCCGGGCTGGTCAAGGTCGGCACCCACGGTGTCGTCGTCGAGAGGGACGGGCGCAAGGGCCTGCTCCTGCCCCAGGTGCCGGTCGAGAACGGCTGGGACCGCGAGACGTTCCTGGCCCAGGCCTCGCTCAAGGCCGGCCTGCCGGCCGACGCCTGGAAGCGCGGGGCGAAGCTCTCGGTCTTCGAGGCGATCGTCTTCCACGAATAG
- a CDS encoding HAD family hydrolase: MKTRRAVFFDRDGTLNEDTGYPADFRQIHIYPAAFEAVRALRKAGFAAVVVTHQSGVGRGYIAAEELGDLHRRFAEEFARQGAPLDAIYSCLHAGEGPEPDCPCAKPRPGLGLQAARELGLDLNASYMIGDKPADVLFGRNIGAAPVLVLTGYGRRSAAALAARGVRPAHTAADIFAAASWILGQERPDGHGQV; this comes from the coding sequence ATGAAGACGCGCAGGGCCGTTTTTTTCGACCGTGACGGCACCCTCAACGAGGATACCGGCTATCCGGCCGACTTCCGCCAGATCCACATCTATCCGGCCGCCTTCGAGGCCGTCCGCGCCCTCAGGAAGGCCGGCTTCGCCGCCGTCGTCGTGACCCACCAGTCGGGCGTCGGCCGCGGCTACATCGCCGCGGAGGAGCTCGGGGACCTGCACCGCCGCTTCGCCGAAGAGTTCGCCCGACAGGGCGCGCCGCTCGACGCCATCTATTCCTGCCTTCACGCCGGCGAGGGTCCGGAGCCGGATTGCCCCTGCGCCAAGCCGCGGCCGGGCCTGGGCCTACAGGCGGCCCGCGAGCTCGGCCTCGATCTCAACGCCTCGTACATGATCGGGGACAAGCCGGCCGATGTCCTGTTCGGAAGGAACATCGGCGCGGCCCCCGTCCTGGTCCTCACCGGCTACGGCCGCCGGTCCGCCGCCGCCCTGGCCGCCCGCGGCGTCCGGCCAGCCCACACGGCCGCGGACATTTTCGCGGCGGCGTCCTGGATACTCGGACAGGAGAGGCCCGACGGCCATGGTCAGGTTTGA
- a CDS encoding ribose-phosphate pyrophosphokinase: protein MKVFTGSSNPALAQEIVDYLKIDLGRCVLKRFSDGEIRFYIDENVRGEDVFIIQSGCCDANSYLMELFIMMDAFKRASAGRITAVVPYFPYARQDWKDKPRVPISARLVADLIETAGANRVLTMDLHSPQIQGFFDIPVDNLMAAPVLANHIKTLKLDDVTVVSPDAGGVGRARVFAKRLDAKLAIIDKRRPAPNVAEVLHVIGDVAGRNVVIYDDMVDTAGTLTLGAEALAKEGAKRIFSACTHPVLSGPAVDRIMPSKLERVFVTNTIPLNPQAAASGRFAVLSVAELFGEAIRRINEGSSVSSLFA, encoded by the coding sequence ATGAAGGTATTCACGGGATCATCGAATCCGGCCCTGGCCCAGGAGATCGTCGATTACCTGAAGATCGACCTCGGGCGCTGCGTCCTCAAGCGCTTCAGCGACGGGGAGATCCGGTTCTACATCGACGAGAACGTCCGCGGCGAGGACGTCTTCATCATCCAGTCGGGCTGCTGTGACGCGAACAGCTACCTGATGGAGCTGTTCATCATGATGGACGCCTTCAAGAGGGCCTCGGCCGGGCGCATCACGGCGGTCGTCCCCTACTTCCCCTACGCCCGCCAGGATTGGAAAGACAAGCCGCGGGTGCCGATCAGCGCCCGCCTCGTGGCCGACCTCATCGAGACGGCCGGCGCCAACCGCGTCCTGACGATGGACCTTCACTCGCCCCAGATCCAGGGCTTCTTCGACATCCCCGTGGACAATCTGATGGCCGCGCCCGTGCTGGCCAACCACATCAAGACGCTCAAGCTCGACGACGTGACCGTCGTCTCCCCGGACGCCGGCGGCGTGGGCCGGGCCCGCGTCTTCGCCAAGCGCCTCGACGCCAAGCTGGCGATCATCGACAAGCGGCGTCCGGCGCCCAACGTGGCCGAGGTCCTGCACGTCATCGGCGACGTCGCCGGCCGGAACGTCGTCATCTACGACGACATGGTCGACACCGCCGGCACGCTGACGCTCGGCGCCGAGGCCCTGGCCAAGGAAGGCGCGAAGAGGATCTTCAGCGCCTGCACCCACCCCGTTCTCTCTGGTCCGGCCGTCGACCGGATCATGCCATCGAAGCTCGAGCGGGTTTTCGTGACCAACACGATCCCGCTGAACCCGCAGGCCGCCGCTTCCGGCCGGTTCGCCGTCCTGTCCGTCGCCGAGCTCTTCGGCGAGGCCATCCGGCGGATCAACGAGGGCAGCTCCGTCAGCTCCCTGTTCGCCTAA